From the Aquipuribacter hungaricus genome, one window contains:
- a CDS encoding ABC transporter permease, giving the protein MSAVMGVSRHRLFWPVMALLVLLLLNTLRAPTFLAIEVRDGHLFGAPIDILRNSSPLLLVALGMTLVIATRGIDLSVGAVVAISGAVALSFIASSSDPGSVGTVLVAVVIAVVLSFVLGSWNGFLVSVVGIQPIIATLVLMTAGRGIAMLITGGQITTITSAPFRTLGSGFLLGLPVAVLIAGGIFALVTVLTRRTALGMLIEAVGINPAASRLAGLRSRGIIFLVYALSGTFAGIAGLLISSNVMAADANNAGLFIELDAILAVVIGGTSLAGGKFSLSGTLVGVLVITTLTLTVTVLGVPPSVTPLFKAVVVIAVCLLQAPVVQRQLRARRRAAVPAAVEATV; this is encoded by the coding sequence ATGAGCGCCGTCATGGGGGTGAGCAGGCACCGCCTGTTCTGGCCCGTCATGGCCCTGCTCGTCCTGCTGCTGCTCAACACCCTGCGCGCCCCGACGTTCCTGGCGATCGAGGTGCGCGACGGGCACCTGTTCGGCGCCCCGATCGACATCCTCCGCAACTCCTCGCCGCTGCTGCTCGTCGCGCTGGGGATGACCCTGGTCATCGCCACGCGCGGCATCGACCTGTCGGTCGGCGCCGTGGTCGCGATCTCCGGGGCGGTGGCGCTGTCGTTCATCGCGTCCTCGTCGGACCCGGGCTCGGTCGGCACCGTGCTGGTCGCCGTCGTCATCGCGGTCGTGCTGTCGTTCGTCCTCGGCTCGTGGAACGGGTTCCTCGTCTCCGTCGTCGGGATCCAGCCGATCATCGCCACGCTCGTCCTCATGACGGCCGGTCGCGGCATCGCCATGCTCATCACCGGCGGGCAGATCACGACGATCACCAGCGCGCCGTTCCGCACGCTCGGCTCGGGCTTCCTGCTGGGCCTGCCGGTCGCGGTCCTCATCGCGGGCGGGATCTTCGCCCTGGTCACGGTGCTCACCCGGCGCACGGCGCTCGGGATGCTCATCGAGGCCGTCGGCATCAACCCGGCCGCCAGCCGCCTGGCCGGCCTGCGCTCGCGGGGCATCATCTTCCTCGTCTACGCGCTCAGCGGGACCTTCGCCGGGATCGCCGGCCTGCTCATCAGCTCCAACGTCATGGCCGCGGACGCCAACAACGCCGGCCTGTTCATCGAGCTCGACGCGATCCTCGCGGTCGTCATCGGCGGGACGTCGCTCGCGGGCGGCAAGTTCTCGCTGTCGGGGACGCTCGTCGGTGTCCTCGTCATCACCACGCTCACCCTCACGGTGACCGTGCTCGGCGTGCCGCCGTCGGTGACGCCGCTGTTCAAGGCCGTCGTGGTCATCGCCGTGTGCCTGCTCCAGGCGCCGGTGGTGCAGCGACAGCTCAGGGCCCGGCGCCGTGCCGCGGTCCCCGCTGCGGTGGAGGCGACCGTCTGA